A window of the Polaribacter batillariae genome harbors these coding sequences:
- the ltrA gene encoding group II intron reverse transcriptase/maturase — translation MDAFKKVRSNKGASGVDKLSIQEVHSRPMKYLYPVWNRLASGSYYPKPVREVEILKTDGRIRKLGIPTVQDRTAQMVIREELEQIVDKQFSKNSFGYRPNKSAHHAIKQYRKNCMEMDWAIDLDIKSFFDEIDHDLMLKALNHFTKERHIHLYVKRWLEAPVQKKDGKIYPRSKGTPQGGVISPLLANIFLHVVFDKWIEIHHPEVKFERYADDIIIHCNNFKQALRTLEAVKARFKQCKLQIKDGKSNIVYCKRNQKKHPPFKVHYVTFDFLGFTFKPRMVKGYYGNFHLGFTPSISRKSQKRINQTLFKLKLHRMVHLRLPDLAGIIAEKVRGWIHYYGKVRMSELHCVFRFLNMRLAKWVRNKYRRFRRKHWFYAYKWLRETAKHYPSLFVHWQYGFTP, via the coding sequence ATGGATGCCTTTAAAAAGGTACGTAGTAACAAAGGTGCATCAGGAGTTGATAAATTATCAATTCAGGAAGTGCATTCACGCCCTATGAAATACTTGTATCCGGTATGGAATAGATTGGCAAGTGGTAGTTATTATCCAAAACCTGTACGCGAGGTAGAAATACTCAAGACCGATGGACGTATCAGGAAGCTAGGTATTCCAACGGTACAAGACCGAACGGCTCAAATGGTAATCCGAGAAGAGTTGGAGCAAATTGTAGATAAACAATTTAGCAAGAATTCTTTTGGCTATCGCCCAAACAAATCAGCGCATCACGCCATTAAACAATACAGGAAAAACTGTATGGAGATGGATTGGGCAATAGATTTGGACATCAAGAGTTTTTTTGATGAGATAGACCACGATTTAATGCTTAAAGCGTTAAATCATTTTACCAAAGAAAGGCACATTCACTTGTACGTAAAACGTTGGTTAGAAGCCCCTGTCCAAAAGAAAGATGGAAAGATTTATCCACGAAGCAAAGGCACACCACAAGGAGGCGTTATAAGCCCATTATTGGCAAACATTTTCTTGCACGTGGTATTTGATAAATGGATAGAAATCCACCATCCCGAAGTAAAGTTTGAACGCTATGCCGATGATATTATCATTCATTGCAATAATTTCAAACAAGCCCTGCGGACACTGGAAGCAGTAAAAGCCCGCTTTAAGCAATGTAAATTGCAAATAAAAGACGGCAAGAGCAATATTGTGTATTGCAAACGCAACCAAAAGAAGCATCCACCATTTAAGGTACACTATGTAACGTTTGATTTTCTCGGCTTTACATTCAAACCCCGAATGGTAAAGGGTTACTACGGAAATTTTCATTTGGGGTTTACGCCCTCGATTAGTCGTAAAAGTCAGAAACGTATCAATCAAACCCTGTTTAAGTTAAAACTCCATCGTATGGTTCACTTACGTTTGCCCGATTTGGCAGGCATTATAGCGGAAAAAGTACGAGGTTGGATTCATTACTATGGCAAGGTTCGAATGAGCGAATTACATTGTGTATTCCGTTTCTTGAATATGCGACTGGCAAAATGGGTACGCAATAAATATCGAAGATTTAGGCGAAAACATTGGTTCTATGCCTACAAATGGTTACGGGAAACTGCAAAGCATTATCCCAGCCTGTTTGTGCATTGGCAATATGGTTTTACGCCTTAG
- a CDS encoding IS256 family transposase, variant Zn-binding type — MMKTSKKSVVGLAKVSTQLNGGKQKNKQRYKCNSCSILFTFHNQSVQESNRFIWFEKWIIKRRTIQEISKESGYSVRTLKRYFDNYLSKPPRLSVYPSEKVNLLIDATYFSNGICLVLYRDATIKFTQLYRLTNGEHYLEIKEDLENLLALGVQIESITSDGHKSILKAVKKVIPNVILQRCLVHIQRDCRIWLTKHPKSFAGQDLKKITSEMHLITSHFQLSFWLLKLHNWYEKYKGYINEKSYNLETGRYWYTHKMVRRSFMSIKRALPNMFHYLDNPRIPKSTNSIESFFGHMKGHLNIHRGLSYTHRKQYIMWYLYFKNKT; from the coding sequence ATGATGAAAACATCAAAAAAAAGCGTTGTTGGGCTTGCCAAAGTCTCGACACAATTAAATGGGGGTAAACAAAAAAACAAACAACGTTATAAGTGCAATTCTTGTAGCATATTATTTACATTTCACAACCAATCAGTACAAGAATCTAATCGATTTATTTGGTTCGAAAAATGGATTATAAAAAGAAGAACAATACAAGAAATTTCAAAAGAAAGTGGTTATTCAGTAAGAACGCTTAAACGTTATTTTGACAACTATTTGTCAAAGCCTCCAAGGCTCTCCGTTTATCCATCAGAGAAAGTAAACTTATTGATAGACGCAACTTATTTTAGCAATGGAATTTGCCTAGTTTTGTACAGAGATGCAACTATAAAATTCACACAACTCTACAGACTAACAAATGGTGAACATTATTTGGAAATTAAAGAGGATTTAGAAAATTTACTAGCACTAGGTGTACAGATTGAAAGTATTACAAGCGATGGGCACAAATCTATATTAAAGGCAGTAAAAAAAGTAATCCCAAATGTCATTTTACAACGCTGTTTAGTACATATACAAAGAGATTGCAGGATATGGCTAACCAAACACCCCAAGAGTTTTGCAGGTCAAGACTTAAAGAAAATAACTTCTGAAATGCATTTAATTACGTCACATTTTCAATTAAGTTTTTGGCTATTAAAACTTCATAATTGGTATGAGAAATACAAAGGCTATATCAATGAAAAAAGCTATAATTTAGAAACTGGAAGGTACTGGTATACCCATAAAATGGTTCGTCGATCTTTTATGTCCATAAAGAGAGCATTGCCTAACATGTTTCATTATTTAGATAACCCTAGAATACCTAAATCTACCAACTCTATTGAGTCTTTTTTCGGACATATGAAAGGACATTTAAACATTCATAGAGGATTATCCTATACACATAGAAAACAATATATAATGTGGTATTTATACTTTAAAAACAAAACGTAG
- a CDS encoding BF3164 family lipoprotein, with protein sequence MRIKALLLCVFCIIISSCSKHKGIEISKLKKERVIERLSDSSFIYDVRAIINYNEDIYLSDYKRNQVIVLDESLKLKKTLGSAGKGPGEFIGPSQLFIDNDTIYVMNDGHRTIEAFDFFKHQKTISPPKEIRLSAEKKFVKSNNYFYLSNVNSHGSISRYNSYNKNIKQFGLIEKYRTEKETRIKNGKYILKYQDFIIAVSDNKPKLEMYNMTGDFVLEFDYRSIKSVSNTMDYIEKQKQEENSYYEFVSDAYLFSDKLYLLTLFYNQNKMFSNKVLEIEINNTAFRASRLLDLGNDWFESICITKGTLLASNGSLVEFKLK encoded by the coding sequence ATGAGAATTAAAGCACTGCTATTATGTGTATTTTGCATTATTATATCTTCTTGTTCGAAACACAAAGGAATTGAAATTTCTAAATTAAAAAAAGAGAGAGTTATTGAGCGACTTTCGGATTCTTCTTTTATTTATGATGTTCGAGCTATTATTAATTATAATGAAGATATTTATTTATCAGATTATAAAAGAAATCAAGTAATTGTATTAGATGAATCATTAAAACTAAAAAAAACATTAGGTTCAGCAGGAAAAGGTCCTGGGGAATTTATTGGTCCTTCGCAATTATTTATTGATAATGATACAATTTACGTAATGAACGACGGACACAGAACTATTGAAGCTTTTGATTTTTTTAAACATCAAAAAACAATTTCTCCTCCCAAAGAAATTAGATTATCAGCTGAGAAAAAGTTTGTTAAATCAAATAACTATTTTTATTTGTCAAATGTAAATTCCCATGGAAGTATAAGTAGATACAATTCATATAACAAGAATATCAAACAATTTGGGTTAATAGAAAAGTATAGAACAGAAAAAGAAACCCGAATAAAGAACGGTAAATATATTTTAAAATATCAGGATTTTATTATAGCTGTTTCAGACAATAAACCAAAATTAGAAATGTATAATATGACAGGTGACTTTGTTTTAGAATTTGATTACAGAAGTATCAAATCTGTTTCAAATACTATGGACTATATTGAAAAACAAAAACAGGAAGAAAATAGTTATTATGAGTTTGTTTCAGATGCATATTTGTTTTCAGATAAGCTCTATTTATTAACTCTTTTTTATAATCAGAATAAGATGTTTTCAAATAAAGTGCTAGAGATTGAAATAAACAATACTGCTTTTAGAGCATCTAGATTATTAGATTTAGGCAATGACTGGTTTGAATCTATTTGTATTACAAAAGGTACTTTATTGGCTTCAAATGGTTCTCTAGTAGAATTTAAATTAAAATAA
- a CDS encoding restriction endonuclease PLD domain-containing protein: MNEIINNLTRDNHLQKLLMSFENAIDILIVSPFISNSFDFFPFAKLKRIKRLTIITTLKPKDLDQYSKVPFFKQLFEFCNNSNIELNLLIENSLHGKVYISKYENGASEAIITSANFTNNGLRLNNEWGTKISNQEKISELENGILSKVILEPLKEKDIDHFLELIAKNPKKGTNSNPTDLDLSKQIELKENPFLVEKNVNYWLKPIGVSGDIIPWDREFDEIDSDLHFSKLRPKGVKKNDILICYAVGHSNILSIYKVKSEVKYTGNENDRWPYYVIGENLTPFYGQNWNSQNITITNQKNEVIKQGKFNVTPSGKNSFGSLMRGADKLRLTPEFGEYLIEKIAKIDNEIKTTANNGYK; the protein is encoded by the coding sequence ATGAACGAAATAATCAACAATTTAACAAGAGACAATCATTTGCAAAAACTATTAATGAGTTTTGAAAATGCAATTGATATTCTTATCGTTAGTCCATTCATTTCAAACTCTTTTGACTTTTTCCCTTTTGCAAAATTGAAAAGAATTAAACGGTTGACAATAATAACAACTCTTAAACCTAAAGATTTAGACCAATACTCTAAAGTTCCTTTTTTCAAACAATTATTTGAATTTTGTAATAACTCTAATATTGAATTGAATCTTTTGATTGAAAACTCATTGCACGGAAAAGTTTATATTTCAAAATATGAAAATGGAGCTTCAGAAGCTATAATAACTTCAGCAAATTTTACAAACAATGGTTTAAGATTAAATAACGAATGGGGAACTAAAATTAGTAACCAAGAAAAAATATCCGAACTTGAAAATGGAATTTTAAGCAAGGTAATTTTGGAGCCATTAAAAGAAAAAGATATTGACCATTTTTTAGAACTGATTGCTAAAAACCCGAAAAAGGGAACTAATAGTAATCCAACAGATTTAGATTTAAGCAAGCAAATAGAATTAAAAGAGAATCCGTTTTTAGTTGAAAAAAATGTTAACTACTGGCTTAAACCGATTGGAGTTAGTGGAGACATAATTCCTTGGGATAGGGAATTTGATGAAATTGACAGCGATTTACATTTTTCCAAATTGAGACCAAAAGGAGTTAAAAAGAATGACATTCTCATTTGCTATGCAGTTGGACATTCAAATATTCTTTCAATCTATAAGGTCAAATCAGAAGTAAAATATACCGGAAATGAAAATGACAGATGGCCATACTATGTGATTGGAGAAAATCTAACACCTTTTTATGGACAAAATTGGAATTCTCAAAACATTACAATTACAAACCAAAAGAATGAAGTGATTAAACAAGGAAAATTCAATGTCACACCAAGCGGGAAAAATAGTTTTGGGAGTTTAATGCGTGGTGCAGACAAATTAAGACTGACACCTGAATTTGGGGAATATTTGATTGAAAAAATAGCAAAAATTGATAACGAAATAAAAACTACGGCTAACAATGGCTATAAGTAA
- a CDS encoding IS110 family transposase gives MNKDIKYFGIDISHLFFDVTDSDGNYYQFKNNLTGFKKFVKLLDLKSHCVMEATGYYHYQLAYYLQEKGFKLSVENPLSVKRFIQMKLSKIKTDKSDSKLICEYAKQVKLKLWKGNSKHQLECLQMTRTLSAYTKQSTMLKNKLHGEAVLGTPSKSVVRSLKRSLKHVEKEIKTIEEDLLILVKEVHNDVLTRLKSIPGIGPKTSLMLVVLTDGFERFTSGSELCSYAGLTPTIRQSGSSVKGRSRISKIGNQKLRNLLFMCSFNACKYNKACRDLYQRIVAKGKSKKLALIAVCNKLLKQVFAIAKSGLIYDENYKSTFVKN, from the coding sequence ATGAATAAAGATATTAAATATTTTGGAATAGACATCAGTCATTTATTTTTTGATGTCACAGATTCAGATGGCAATTATTACCAGTTTAAAAACAATTTAACAGGCTTTAAAAAGTTTGTAAAATTATTAGATTTAAAGAGTCATTGCGTGATGGAAGCTACCGGTTATTATCATTACCAATTAGCCTATTATTTACAAGAAAAAGGTTTTAAATTATCGGTAGAAAATCCATTATCGGTAAAACGTTTTATTCAAATGAAATTGTCTAAAATAAAGACAGATAAGAGCGATTCTAAACTAATTTGTGAGTATGCAAAGCAGGTTAAATTAAAGTTGTGGAAAGGCAATTCTAAACATCAGCTGGAATGTTTACAAATGACAAGAACCCTTTCAGCATATACAAAGCAGAGCACTATGCTGAAAAATAAATTACATGGCGAAGCCGTTTTAGGTACACCAAGTAAATCTGTTGTGAGGTCTTTAAAACGCAGTTTAAAACATGTTGAGAAAGAAATAAAAACGATAGAAGAAGACCTATTAATTTTAGTAAAAGAAGTTCATAACGATGTTTTAACACGTTTAAAAAGCATCCCAGGCATTGGTCCCAAAACCTCTTTAATGTTAGTAGTTTTAACCGATGGATTTGAGCGTTTTACGAGTGGTAGTGAATTGTGTAGTTATGCAGGTCTAACGCCAACAATTAGACAAAGTGGTAGTAGTGTAAAAGGACGATCGAGAATAAGTAAAATAGGGAATCAAAAACTAAGAAATTTATTGTTTATGTGTAGTTTTAATGCGTGCAAATACAACAAGGCTTGTCGAGATCTTTATCAACGAATCGTAGCCAAGGGAAAGAGCAAAAAATTAGCCTTAATCGCAGTCTGTAATAAACTACTAAAACAGGTCTTTGCAATAGCAAAATCAGGATTAATATATGATGAAAATTATAAAAGTACTTTCGTAAAAAATTAA